The Mauremys reevesii isolate NIE-2019 linkage group 7, ASM1616193v1, whole genome shotgun sequence genome includes the window CACATATTTTTCTGCTTGAAACCATGCCTAATGCAACCTTTAGAGGGCACTCTCCAAATTAGAAAACCAGCATCTTAGTCAGTCAGTGGGAAGTAACAATGTCGTGAATGTAACATGGGAGCCCTGCATTCAGGAGTGAAATTGGACTTCTTGCTTTGTTCTTTCCCTCAGGCTGTTGGAGAATAAGTTACTATCCCATGAGGCTTTTAATATACCTTGCAAAGTGCTGAGGGCCttggaggattgggcccttagttGGTAGTGATGCATGTGGTCTGGAGTGCTAGCCTGAATAGCTGCAGTGTTGACTGACATCAGAATGAGAGAGTTCAACAGCAGGAAGATTTGGAATTTCAAAGGGAGTTCTAGGATCACTGAATTTTGTCTAAGAGCTCAGACCAAGCCTTAAGAGATTATTGGACGCTCCAGTGCTTCTAATCATAGTAGCCCATGGCAGTCCTTTTCACAACTTCTAGCGGAGAGTTATTTTCACACAGGACATTTTAGATTCGTTTAATTGGAATGCAGAGTTTTGATTCTGCCAGTCCATTCCCCTGGCCTTTCAGAGGCTCTAATTTGTAACTTGGTATCCCTCTCAGACCTTGGAAGACCTCAGAGGGTAAATTCCCAGTATGCCATCTGATACTTATCTTGCAAATTCCATTAAGACATAATTTGTAGCTGAAACTCTAGTGCGTCACTCCAAAACTGTACCTGCAGGTATATCTAAATATAGCATCCTGCTGGAAGTTTCTTTATGGAACTGTGCTGTATCTCATCTACttctaaatttgaaaaaaaaaaccaaaaaaacaggcAGACACCTATTTGATTCTCTGTTTAAATTATACCTCTATCCCGATaaaacgctgtcctcgggagccaaaaaatcttaccgcgttctaggtgaaaccgcattatatcgaacttgctttgatccgccggagtgtgcagtgccgcctccccccccgaagcactgctttaccgaattatatccgaattcatgttatatctggTTGCGTTATATCATAGTAGAGGTGTATCTGCTTGTTTTCAGTTGTTGACTAGCGTATTAGTTATTCTATTACAGATGTTTTCAGCTGTGTTGCTTAACAAGCATTAGGATCAGGGACTAATTGCATAGCTGCATCTCTTGGGAAGATAAATTTGCTAGGTGAACGACAGTTGAAGTAACATTCTGTAAACCATTTTTGAATCCTACTTagatcttgtggcagtgagttccatatGCTAAATATGTGTGGTGTAAAAAAGTTTCTTTTCATCAGCTTTAAATTAGTTACCACTTAATTCATTGAGTGTCCCCTTGTTTCTGTACTGAGAGGATACATAGAAGTGGCTGATTTACCTTTTCTGcctcattcattattttataaacCTCTGTCTTTACTTCTTTCCCTTCTTACTCATTTCCTTTCTGAATAGTTCGTACCTTTGTAATCTCTCCTGATATGGAAGGTTTTCCATGCTGTTGATCACTTCCACTTTCCTTCTCTGGACCTTTTCTATTTCTGCTGTATCTGTTTGAGTGGTGGTGGGGTGACCAAAATTGAATACAATATTCAAAGTGAGGCTGTACCATCAGATTATAAAATTACATTATATTTTCAGTATTCCCTACCCCTTTGGTTACTGCAACCTAACCAGCTGTGAAGTGACTTAACGATAAGGTGAAGTTGCACCACTCTCAGCAGAATTGACCCCCCCAGTGTTTATCTGTGTCATGAAAATATACCAATGTATTTTTATATTGCCTACTGTCTGTTGGGTTTTTTGATCAGGTGGTCACTCAGAGGAGAGCTTTGCTAGAAAGCATTGAATATGTATTTTATGTAACCTTTTCTATTAAGTGATTTAGGATCCTGTCCTGCACTCTTGCAGGAGGCAGGTGAGCACCTAGACTGCAGAATTGCATGACTAGACACATGCAAACTTAAATATCCACAGAAACTCTGAATGCATGTGTTCTGACGTACAGAGGCTGACATTACTTGCACCTATCAGAAATAACTGAGTTTGAACATAGCACATCACTCTAAGGGTTCACTTGTGGAATTCAAGCCTTCTCATACAGGGATTGTTATTCTTGATACAGGCACTTCCCATTTATAGACAACAAAAAATAGACTCTAGGAGGTTCAGTAATTTTAGTTTTAAGGATAATGTACATTAACATACTGATTGCTTTGCATCCTTTCGCAGTGTAGAAGAAAAGACCACTTGTAGAAAAGACAATTTTGTGTTCTTTGAAACCATAATCTTTCCGACATACCCAAAAATCATACTACTGTTGTACCATGGAGTAGACTATAAATTGTGATTCCCTGGGTTACCTCCCCTAGGACTTCAGTATATTAGTGCACAGTAGCAATGGAGAACAGTGTCTCCACAAGGAATGTACATCAGCTAGGCAAGTATTCAGAGAATTTTTGTAGTTTGCTATCTGACTGTCATGTATTTATTCCCTCCTGGTTTGTATGTACTAAAAGCTGGTAACCCAACTGGtgactcttttaaatgtttaATGTCTGTGCAGTATTTGAGATAACTGTGGCCTTATCATAGATGCCATAGGATTTATAGTCCTCTTATTGTGACGACTTGAAAAATTGGTCTTAAGATGAAATCTAGTGTAGGAGTCTAATACAGCATTTACTCATCTATGTCTGTGCCAGAAAAACAGAATCCTTACCCCAATCTCTCACTTGGTCTTGTAGAACACTAATGTAAATATATCTTTTATTTGCACAAAACAGATTTATAGAAAGACGTCTCGGTCACATTCTTTCAAGGTAACAAagcagatggaggaggaggagtagatacgctggagggtagggataggatacagagggacctagacaaattagaggattgagccaaaagaaatttgatgaggttcaacaaggacaagtgcagagtcctgcacttaggatggaagaatcccatgcactgctacagactagggactgagtggctaggcagcagtctgcagaaaaggacctaggggttacagtggatgagaagctggatatgagtcaactgtgtgcccttgttgccaagaagactaacggcattttgggctgtataagtaggagtattgccagcagattgagagacgtgatcattcccctctattcaacattggtgagacctcatctggagtactgtgtccagttttgggccccacactacaagaagtatgtggaaaaattggaaagagtccagcagagggcaacaaaaatgattagagggctggagcacatgacttatgaggagaggcagagggaactggaattatttagtctgcagaagagaagaatgaggggggatttgacagctgctttcaactatctgaaagggagttccaaagaggatgaatctagactgttctcagtggtaccagatgacagaacaaggagtaatggtctcaagttgcagtgagggaggtttaggttggatattaggaaaagctttttcactaggagggtggtgaagcactggaatgggttacctagggaggtggtggaatctccttccttagaggattttacggtcaggcttgactaagccctggctgggatgctttagttggggattggtcctgctctgagcagggggttggactagatggtctcctgaggtcccttccaaccctgagattctatgatgatTCTATGTCCTACAACTCTCAAGAAAGTTTTGCATGAGTACTAGGTGTCCAGTGATAACTTggccccccactccttcccctctaTGAAATgtactagatttttttaaaaaaatccaacagaAAAAATACATCTCTTGAGAGTAGCTCACAAGTCTTACAGATGCTTTTTTTCCACTCTGAAGGCAAAATCTCTAAAAGTGAAGAATCAATTTCATTTTATGATTGAATTCGGAAATAGTGTTTCCATAGTCACAGAGATAAAATGGATTGAGGTCTTGACCTGAAAAGCCATGTGCTAGTGTCAAAAGGTGTCTGCATAAAGTAAATATGAAATTCATATTGGAGATTGGACAAATCAAATAGTATCCTTTTCAGTTTGATATAAAGAACAAGGCCATCTCTTTTCATTTGTTTTGGACAGACTAGCACAGAAGCAGCCTTAAAAAGGATTAGAATAGAGTTTGGGAAAATTTTGATAAAGTACAAAATGTGTTAAATTTAAATATTAAGATGCTTCTGACCCTATAATATAGTACACAAAgagctacagtagaacctcagagttacgaaccccagagttacaaactgactgctCAACCACACaactcatttggaactggaagtatgcaatcaggcagcagcagagataaaaagaaaaaaaatccaaatacaaTAAAGCACTATGTTAAATGTAAAGGACTAAAACAATAAAgggaaaggattaaaaaaaaaaaagatttgaccaggtaaggaaactgttcctgtgcttgtttcatttaaattaagatggttcaaagcagcattttcttctgaataataaagtttcaaagctgtaaacttttgaaagaacaatcgtaaagttttgttcagagttatgaacattttcagaattatgaacagcctccattcccgaggagttcgtaactctgaggttctactgtacttggtGTATGTTACATAAACCTTTATGTTAGTAAATTTCCGCTTTAGGTCAAACAGCATTTTGTTCAGTATAATATTCTGTCCTAATGTAATGCTTTTCAGAACAAGTTAAAAGTATTGGCTTCCAAAGGATCAGCAATTGTAATTACAGAAGACATGCTAAAAGGCCAAGATTCCTTGATGACAGACACAGGACAGTCCATTCAACCTGAAGAAATATCTAATGCTGCTGGAGCGGAGCACATAGAGAAGGAAGATGATCTATCCACGAGTCTGGATGAACTAAATGTCACTTCATCACCTGAGGCCTCAGCTATTCGTCTAAACCAAGACTATAATTTAGTGAATTCTTTGCTAAATCTCACAAAAAGCCCAGTGAGTCATTTTCAATTCTACTCAATGTGGTAAAAGGAGTAAAGTGTTTTGGATGTTGCTGGAAGGGAATCTTTTAcaatagatgtgtgtgtgtgtgtgtgtgtgtgtgtgtgtgtgtgtgtgtgtgtattatatatatataatcatttAATTCTTAAGAAATCAGATAGCTTTTTGGTAGACCATTTCTTTTGCAAATTTCCaggtgaaaacaaaacaaaaaaattctagAAAGTGAATTGACTGCAATCTGATATTCATTGGGATCAAATAATTTAAGGATGTTGTATGCTTCCAAAGCAAGTGGGTTAATTATATCACAAAGGAATATGTAAAATGGAAGAAAGGGCTAGTTTAAATAGCATCAATTAAACCAAAGTAATAAACCAAACACACTTTTTGTAAAAGCTTCAATAGATCTGATTCCGTCTGTGAACTTGATTTCTTGTCAAAAACAACCACTTTGGGTCTGATTCAAGTCCCGCTGATTTGAAAGGGATCATTTAGAATTAACTTCAAGGGGAACTGGATGAGTAAGGCCATGTTTACTGTAATGGTGTCGAGAACAGAAAACTTGACACATCCCATAGTTGTAAAGTGATGTTTTACATTAGATTAGGCCCAAGCCAGTGTATACTCCTTAGCACTGGTTATATAAACTTGTGTGTTATGCTGACCATGTCAATAACCCTCTTCAAAAGAAAGATTCTAAAACAAATTTAGTAGAAATAACTGTTCTAATTTCTGAACACGGAACATCAAGAAATCTATTCAGTCCATTTTTTATTCCGTTTGAAGATCCTTTGGTTTCTGTTGTTTGATTTCAAATGAACATCATTCCTGATTTATTTAACTCTTCCCTGTCTATTTGACAGGATGGTCGAGTAGCTGTAAAGGCATGTGAAGGCCTCATGCTCTTAGTAAGTTTGCCGGAGCCAGCAGCAGCCAAGTGCTTGACTCAGAGCACTTGCTTATGTGAATTGCTGACGGACAGGCTCACCGCACTCTACAAAGCCCTGCCTCCGTCCGTGGATCCATTAGATATTGAATCGGTCGAGGCAGTTAACTGGGGGTAAGAATattgtttctgtttttaatattttagaCGACTTTGTACCACATACTGAAACTAAATTTCTGCCATTAGCTAAGACCTCTAGTACAGATAAGGCACCATGCAAGCGGTTTCATTAACAGAATCCAGATACAATATAGTAGCACTCTTAAGACTTGAGACACACATTGCACTGATTATTGAGTTATGGGCAGATTCAGCTGCTAGTCCATGCACGGTCAATCATCTGAGAGCAGCTCTCCCATTGAATTAGATTAGAGATCTGTCTGTGGTAtaactgcagaatcaggccttggATTATTTTCCTGTTTGAATGTCAAGGACATAGGAAATTAGTGTACAAACTTTTTGGTGGGTACAGTAAGCACACGGATCCAAGAGAAGCAGGAAGTATCTGTTCGATGAAGGACTGTTGTAACATTTTGATAGTAACAGTCAAGAGGGCAAATGCAATTATAGTATAACTCATCAACATGGGGCAACATGTTGTAGGCAAAAATAGTAAGCCCATTGTCCTAACTTCTTGTCTGTTAGactctaaaaatattttttactttgGAATTCACTTCCCTGCCCCGCCGTACTCTGTCTTCGTCCCAGTACTTGATCATGGTCTGTAAGTTTCTACACAGGGATGATATATCCGATTTGAAAAAGTTCTTTAGCAGCCAAAGGTGATataagatccagtggctggaaatagAAGTAATTGAAAATAAGATGCAATTTTTAATAGGGTAGTCCACTGTTAGAACAGCGTACCGAGAGATGTGGTGAATCCATCATCACTTGGAGACTTCAGATTGAGATTGactgtttttcaaaaaaatatgctctagttcagcCCCCAACTATGGAGTGGGCTTGGTGTAGTGTTCACCTATGTAGTAGGGAAGAATAATCCCTCTACCTCAGGAATGACTAGGTCAATTTCTATGGCCCCTGTTACGTGGGAGGTGAGATTAGGTGACCCTTCTTATTTAAAAACCTGTTAAAACATTCTAGGTCCATCCATGTAGAATTCTTCTGCTGGCCATACCAAGTATACTTTAgcatgccattgaaatcaatagactaGTAATGATAGTACTAAATTTTATTTCAACtagataaagaaagaaaaaactggTCTTAATGCactcctgctcccattaaagcaGATGGAGAATGttgccactgaattcagtgggagtagCATTGGGCCCAGTGTTCTTTAAAGGTATCTaaactaaatatatatattttctcttGTGTCCTCCAGTTTGGATTCATATAGCCACAAAGAAGATGCATCTGCTTTTCCAGGGAAAAGAGCCTTGATTTCATTTCTCTCCTGGTTTGACTACTGTGATCAACTCATTAAAGAAGCACAAAAGGTTTGAAATGTTTGCTGGCATAAATATGAGTAAATCCAAAACTAGTTTGGCAAAAATATTGTTCCACATCTCTGGGTTTGTCAGGATAACATTTTGTGGCCTGTGTTTTAGACTACTGCTGTTGCTATGGCAAGATCTGTACGGGAACGATTTTTTGTCGGTGTCATGGAACCCCAGCTGATGCAAACGTGAGTGGTCTCTTTGCTTGTGGAACAGCAGGATAGAAAACAAGTCAAGTTGATATTTTCAGTTGGAATCCAGTAGCTTTCTAACATTAAACTTCTTGTTCAGTTCAGAGATTGGGATCCTTACATCAACTGCACTGTTGCATCGTATTGTCCGTCAAGTCACTTCGGATGTGTTGCTGCAAGAAATGGTTGGCTTTATACTTGGAGGACACAGAGAGCCAGAAACCCTGACAGACATCAACAGACATCCATTGCGACACAGGTTAATCGAACACTGTGATCATATTTCTGATGAGGTGAGAAATCATCATGTCAGTGTGTCTAAAATGCtgttctgctgtgaaaagtgactgCAAAAATGGCATTGTGAGGTCCCATGTTTATTGTGTGTCAGTGACTTTTTTACAGCGCTGAGTTTTACAGGAAAAAAGATGGCGGGTGGGAGGGTTCTAACTGCCAGCCCTACAGAACTTCCCTTGGGAGGTGAAACTCGGTGTTGTCTCTGACTAGCACATCAGATTCTCTGTGCCATATTCTGCCATCATTTGTACCTGTGTATGTCCATTTGGGGTTGCTTGTATACATGTCACTGAAGATAGATTCTGGCCCTGCATGGGCAGTTGAGTTTGTAGTTCTATTGATGATGCATCATCTCCTCTCTCCCTTAGTTGTGCTGGTTCTGGAATGCGGTCAGATAAAAAGGAGTAAAAATGTATTATTCTCACTAAAGTCAGCAGATAGGACTGAGACTATACACAGTGCAGATGTGCTGACTAAGAAGTGCCATCGTTCCTTTTACACCCTGATCCTTAAGCTGTTCCATGCGGAGCCATTTTGAAATCACTTGACTGCAGCGAGGCTCCCTCTTGGAACAGCTTGATGAGTCAGCCTTTTCAGAATAGTGCCACACATCACAAATGCTTGTGTTTGTTAAAGTCCTGGCTTTGTGCTTTCTGTTTTTCACCAGCCCTTATGCTTAGAGCAGCCTCTCAATTTAAatagtccaagcccctgccctcTGCTTCAGAAAGTCCTCCCAAACCTGCTTGAGCTAAGAATCTGTGCCTTTATGTGTCTATTTCACCTACCTACTTAAATGCAGCAGCCAATGTTTACAAACCAGGGCACCAAAAGTTAGGTGCTTAAATttgtatttaggcatctaaatgaaTGAACTGAATATCAGATATACTGAACACCACTCagatcctactgaagtcagtgggaggtaCAGGTGCACAGTattgctgaaaatcaggccacttttatttaggtgtctaacttcaGCCATGCTAGTTTGAAATTTTCAGCCTATAATTCCAGCCATAAAATCCCCATGGTACTCGTTGTCAGTTCTGTATTGTATCACTAGTGTTTTTAGGCCTTGATCCTATATTTGGGTCTACACAGGTGCAGGGGCCTGCCCATGTTGGTCTGGTTGTAGAATTAAAGCCTTAGATTGTTAAGTTCTTTGGGCAGGGTTACTGTTAGTTTGGCACAATTCTCCTCTTTTACAGGGCTGTGTCTATCTGATGCTTTATAAAAGATAAAGGTTGTCATGGATAAATGTGTATATTCTTTCTGACTCTTGTGTAGTCTCTTCATATACATGAATAGATCACCCAATATGATGATGTTCCAGTCTTGACTGGGATATTTGGGTTTGGCTGTAATATGAAAGACTAATAAAAACAATCTCCCATCATGCATTAACACAACTACTCTTAGTAAGCTAAGAACAGTGGTTTAAGGAAACACTGCTTACATTTATTTGAATCCTTTATTGTTTTTTTATGTTGCAGATCAGCATAATGACTTTAAGAATGTTTGAGCATCTTTTACAAAAACCTAATGAGCACATTCTTTACAACTTGGTTCTAAGAAATTTAGAAGAAAGAAACTACACAGAATATAAACCACCGTGTCAGGAAGATAAAGATGTGGTGGAGAATGGACAGATAGCAGGAGCAGTGTAAGTGTTTCTATTGTATAGGTGAGGGACTTCATGATGGCTGAGTACACCtttcactttttatttaaaaataaatttttaaaaaaaagctttaagaccagtttttctttctttatccaGTTGAAATAAAATTGAACCCAGATAACATTTAGTTTTCATCATTTGCCCTCTGTGGTAACAGCATTGTAAAGATTTAACCATAGTCAATGTAGATTAGTTGCACAGTTTACTCCATGAGCAGCTTATGTATGTGATTAGAACAGTGATAGATGATTGTATATTAGCAAAAGTGTCTTTCTTACATTTAGCTATTTGCAtaggcttaactttaagcacataaacaattccaatgacttcagtggggttgctAACATACTTAAGGTTAGTCAtatgcttaagtatcttgctgaatcagggccacagTATCTTTAAGCTTCATAGTGTTTCATATGTAATCCTTACAAACACCCTTTTGTGCTTGGTATATAAGCATTATCCTCTTTTTACAGGTGAAtgagggggcagggaattgggtCAAAGAGAttaagacccagatcctcaaaggtatttaggctcctaactttcattgaaatcaatggaaattagaattaaataccttttgaggatctgggcctaagtgatttGATATGCCGAGGTATTCAGCGTCAGAGCCAGAACCAGCAGTTCCTGGCTCCAACTCAGACCACTAGActatgcttctctctctctttttgaagTTAGTCATCAATTTATAAATGTTGATATTGTGTCATAATAATTCAGTGAAGTGGTATGTAAACTGTGATAATCTAGAATGTGTGCTGGCTGGTCAGAGAAGAAAAATAGAGAATGTGCCTTTGATTCAGAAGGCTTCCTGCCTTCCATAACATTCTGTGAATTATCTTGTGTCTCTGTCTAATGTAAACTTACAGAGACCTGGAAGAAGATCCGTTATTTGCTGATCTTTCTCCGGATAACACATTGTCGAATCAAGAGTGGCTAAGTGTTTCTCCTCCCATCAGCCCAGAACATCCAAAAAACGATGGGAAGACTGAAGTTCATAAAATTGTAAATAGGTGAGTTgaagaaaaaatttaaaaaaaaagctgttttgtGTGTAATTTATATCAGGGATGTTGTTAGCATAGTGCTGATGGTCTGTGTAACTTGGAGGAATGATGCACCAGAAATAAACTGTTTCATTCAGTAGGCTATTCCATAACTGCTAGTGTTtatagaaagaaaataaaatagttCAACATAAACCAAAAGAGAACAGAAAATCTTTCCAGTCTGAGGTCCATCCTATGTCTTTGGTctctggagagggttcagagaagagctgcaagaatgattaaaggattagaaaacatgccttatagtgatagattaaAGGATCTCTACGttgcttaacaaagaaaaggttaaggggtgacttgattaatcttaagtacctatatgggaaacaaacatttaataattggctcttcagtctagtaaaCAAAAGAATAACATGATCcgatagctggaagttgaagctaaacaaattcagactagaaataagatgtaAATGTATTACAATAAGGATTATTAACCATTGCAATAATTTACCGAGGttggtggtggattctctatgactgccaatttttaaatgaaaattgcatttttaaaaagatacGCAGTAGTTCAAAAgaaattactttggggaagttctatggcctgtgttatccaggaggccaaactagattatcataatggtcccttctggccttggaatctatgaatctggaTGTAAAGCTATCCCTTCTCATTGACATTCATTCTGTTCggcatcatagaatattagggttggaagagacctcgggaggtcatctagtccaatcccctgctcaaagcaagaccaacaccaactaaataatCTCTCAAGCAGCCTCTCTGACAGGGCTTGACCATAGTCCTTCCctgagggaaagggagggagaagcTGAACTATAG containing:
- the FHIP2A gene encoding protein FAM160B1 isoform X1, which produces MFSKLTSILQHAVEALAPSLPLQEDFVYHWKAITHYYIETSDDKAPVTDTNIPSHLEQMLDILVQEENERESGETGPCMEYLLHHKILETLYTLGKADCPPGMKQQVLAFYTKLLGRIRQPLLPHINVYKPVQKLIRLCGEVLTAPTENEEIQFLCIVCAKLKQDPYLVNFFLENKLKVLASKGSAIVITEDMLKGQDSLMTDTGQSIQPEEISNAAGAEHIEKEDDLSTSLDELNVTSSPEASAIRLNQDYNLVNSLLNLTKSPDGRVAVKACEGLMLLVSLPEPAAAKCLTQSTCLCELLTDRLTALYKALPPSVDPLDIESVEAVNWGLDSYSHKEDASAFPGKRALISFLSWFDYCDQLIKEAQKTTAVAMARSVRERFFVGVMEPQLMQTSEIGILTSTALLHRIVRQVTSDVLLQEMVGFILGGHREPETLTDINRHPLRHRLIEHCDHISDEISIMTLRMFEHLLQKPNEHILYNLVLRNLEERNYTEYKPPCQEDKDVVENGQIAGAVDLEEDPLFADLSPDNTLSNQEWLSVSPPISPEHPKNDGKTEVHKIVNSFLCLVPEEAKSSYHVEGTGYDTYLRDAHRQFRDYCAICLRWEWPGSPKSLEKCNLEASFFEGHFLKILFDRMGRILDQPYDVNLQVTSVLSKLSLFPHPHIHEYLLDPYVNLASGCRSLFSVIVRVVGDLMVRIQRIPDFTPKLLLVRKRLLGLEPEGPIIDHMTLLEGVIVLEEFCKELAAIAFVKYHASSTP
- the FHIP2A gene encoding protein FAM160B1 isoform X2, translating into MLDILVQEENERESGETGPCMEYLLHHKILETLYTLGKADCPPGMKQQVLAFYTKLLGRIRQPLLPHINVYKPVQKLIRLCGEVLTAPTENEEIQFLCIVCAKLKQDPYLVNFFLENKLKVLASKGSAIVITEDMLKGQDSLMTDTGQSIQPEEISNAAGAEHIEKEDDLSTSLDELNVTSSPEASAIRLNQDYNLVNSLLNLTKSPDGRVAVKACEGLMLLVSLPEPAAAKCLTQSTCLCELLTDRLTALYKALPPSVDPLDIESVEAVNWGLDSYSHKEDASAFPGKRALISFLSWFDYCDQLIKEAQKTTAVAMARSVRERFFVGVMEPQLMQTSEIGILTSTALLHRIVRQVTSDVLLQEMVGFILGGHREPETLTDINRHPLRHRLIEHCDHISDEISIMTLRMFEHLLQKPNEHILYNLVLRNLEERNYTEYKPPCQEDKDVVENGQIAGAVDLEEDPLFADLSPDNTLSNQEWLSVSPPISPEHPKNDGKTEVHKIVNSFLCLVPEEAKSSYHVEGTGYDTYLRDAHRQFRDYCAICLRWEWPGSPKSLEKCNLEASFFEGHFLKILFDRMGRILDQPYDVNLQVTSVLSKLSLFPHPHIHEYLLDPYVNLASGCRSLFSVIVRVVGDLMVRIQRIPDFTPKLLLVRKRLLGLEPEGPIIDHMTLLEGVIVLEEFCKELAAIAFVKYHASSTP